The Methanobacterium sp. genomic interval CATTGAGATTAAATCACGTGTATCAAATAAAATGGAATTATCTTTAACATTAAATGGATTAAAAAATACAAAAGTTTTTTCCCCTTTATTTGAATAATCTTTATCAACAAGTTCAACTTTTTTCCCAATCAATTTCTCGCTAAATTCAACTGGATTGGCTAATGTGGCAGAAGATAGAATAAATTGAGGATTTGAACCATAATAATTACATATTCTCATTAAACGCTTAATTAATAGTGCAACATTGGATCCAAAAACGCCTCTGTATTTGTGTGCTTCATCAATAACAATATACTTTAAATTTGAATAAAATCGGCACCATTGAAAATGCCAAAAAAGCGTTTGGTGAATCATATGAGGGTTTGTAATTATGATCCTGGCCTCTAGACGCGCTAATGCTCTTTCTACACTGTCTATATCTTTATCATATTTATGAGGATTAATCTTTATTTGAGTTTCTTTTTCATACTCTTTAATCTTAAGAAGCTGGTCGCTGCTTAAGGCTTTGGCAGGGTAAATATAGAGGGCAGTGGCATTTTTATCCTCTGCTAAAGTATCTAAAATTGGCAAATTAAATGCTAAAGTTTTTCCAGATGCTGTAGGAGTTGTTATTATTACATTCTTTCCATCTTTTACAAGTTCAAAAACTCTGCATTGATGTTTAAAAAGTTTAAAATTATTTTTATTAAGATATTGAATTAATCTGGGATTTAAATCTTCTAAATAACAATATTCTCCTTTTTTAGATGGTCTTTGGTCTATGTATTCGATTTTATCAATGAAATTCTTATCAAATTTGAGATTTTCAAGTATTTTTTCAATTTTTTCATCGGTAGTTAACATTATCCACCAAACTTGATTTTTCAGGGAATAATCTGTTTTTTATAATCAGGATAACTATAAATACCAGTTACTAAAAGATAATGGTTTTTATATTCTCCAATAATACGAGATAATCCTATTCTAAGATAAAGAAGGCTTTTATTGAGTAAATATTCAACATGAAAGTTTAATTTTTCTGGATTTAAATTTCTATCAAGATGAGTATTGAAATATTTATGAAAAGCACAATCAGTAATTGGTAAATCGTATTCTTCTCCTGATAAATCAGAAAATAATATTCTATGCTGTTTTTTCCATTTAATGAATTTAATTCTATTAACTTTTTTAGCTTTTATAGTACCTATAGAACGGTTCCCATGGTTTTTAAGAATATATTGATTCTTAATGATCTTTGTTCCAAATATACTACTTATATCAGGATCTATTATTGATTCAATGAAATTCCTACTTTCTTTTTCGTTTAGACTACCCTTTAAAACTGGTTTAGAGCAAGGATTCAATAAATAATCTTCAGTATGTGGAGAAATTGGATAAGGTCTTATTAAATCAAATTCAATCTTTGCAAAAGGTTTAACTACTCTATTACCTTCAATATCAAAAAGATAACGTTCATGAACATTTTTATAAGGAATTATAGGCCTTATATGGTTTAATTCACTATCAAAACCAAATATACAAACTTTATCACCTTTCATACGGCTTACATCAGTTATTGTTAATATTACTCCATCATTAGGAAAAAATCTATTACCAATATTGTTATTGGAATATTTTTCATAATTTTTATTTTCTATGATTTCAGAAGAGTTTTTCAAAGATGCACCACCTTTATGCCCCAATTATGTTTTAGATAATCAGCCAAAATGCCTCTATGACAATCTTCTGCTGAAGGTTCACTGCAAAGGAAGCAGGTTCTCTTTTTAAAAAAGTTTTTATCCAGTTTCTCTAACACTTTTCTTTTTTCTAAGAGCTCTAAATATTCTTTAGAATAAGCATCCCAATCTTTTACTTTTTTTCTTAATTCTTTAGTTGGAGCTAGAAATTCAAAATGATAATAGTCAATACCAGCAATTTTTTTTAAAAAAAATTCCAAATCACGTTTTTTAGTAAATGCAGCTAATTGGGAAGTATTATTAAGCCTAACATCCACTATCTGCTCTATTTTATTGTCTTCAAGTATTTTGAAGAATTCTTCTGCAGTTTTCCGAGTAAATCCAATTGTATAAATTATCATATTCTATCAAAATAGGGTTATTTGGATATCTTTATCTATTTTACCCTTTTTTCTTATATGAATTACTTTTAAACCTTTTTTAATTAGAGTTTGAGTTATTAGATTATGTCTATGGCAGCTTTTAGGATCTTCTTCGCTACACATAAGAACTAAGTTTTTATCTTTATTTAATTCAATTATTTTGTCTATCCCTTCTTTATAATGGTTACTTTCGGCAATTAAATCATAATTCGCTTTTCCATCCGTATAATACTTCTCATCTTTGGGTTTTCCACCTACATAATTTCCCATGAAGGTATAATCAATATTATTTTCTTTTAGTGTTTTTTTGATATTATCACGATTAAAATGAGGAACAAACTTACTATAGGGCGAACTACGCACATCTACAACTAATTGGATTTCAAATGATTTCAGTAACTCAATAAATGATTCTTGAGTAATATTGCTATGGCCTATAGTGTATATCATGTTATCATTAATTTTATTGCTTCATTTAATAATAATATTAATTACTATTAAATAATATGGCCTAAATTACCTTTTTAATACTTTTAGACATTCAGATATGAAAAGTAACTTTTATTTTTAGGAAATAAAGATAATAATTGGTGGAAAAAATGGAGAATAACTCATTAAAAGACAGGTTCCGCGGCTGCCTAATCGGACTTGCAGTAGGCGATGCATTAGGTGTTCCCATAGAATTTATGCCTTCCGGAACATTTGAACCCGTAACCGATTTTAGAAGTGGAGGACCTCACGGTTTAAAAGCCGGAGAATGGAGCGATGACACATCGCTGGCCCTTTGCCTTGCTGAGAGTTTAATCGAGAAAAAGGGATTTAATCCATCTGATCAACTCCAAAGATACTGGCGCTGGTACCGCGAAGGACATTTAAGCATCACTGGAAGATGTTTTGACATCGGAAACACCACCAGAAAAGCTATACACAAATTTGAAACTACTGGTGAGCCTTATTGTGGTTCAACAGACGAACGTTCATGTGGTAATGGTTCATTAATGCGTTTAGCTCCAATCCCAATGTTTTATCATCAGGATCCCCTGGAAGCAATAGAAAAATCAGGTGAAAGCTCTAAAACAACTCATGGACATCCGAAAGTGGTTGATGCCTGCAAATATATGGGCGGAATAATTTGTGGGGCAATTAATGGAGTTTCAAAAGAAGAACTGCTTTCTGAAAGATATTCACCAGTTGATGGTTACTTTGATGAAAATCCATTAGATCCAGAAGTTGATGAAGTGGTCTCAGGCTCATTTAAAGAAAGAAACCCTCCAGAAATTCGAGGGAGAGGATATGTGGTTAAAAGTTTAGAAGCGGCTCTCTGGGCATTTTATAAAGGTAAAGATTTTGAAGATGGCTGCTTGCTGGCAGTTAATTTAGGTGAAGATGCTGATACAACAGGGGCTATCTATGGCCAGATTGCTGGGGCTTATTATGGTGAGAGTGGAATTCCAGGGAAATGGCGAGATAATCTGGCGGAATTTGGTTTGATTGATTCTTTTGTTGAGGGATTGTATGATGTTAGTAAAAATTCATTATAAAATAAAGATTTGAGAAAAATAAATTAACTATCATTTATTTTGTGATAATTCTTCAGCAAAAGAAAAAGCTTTCCCTGATTTAATAGCTTCTTTGGAAAGTAGTTGACTAAATAATTCTATAATCTTCTTTTTATCATCTTTAAGCGCATCTATTTCACAAATTTTTTGGCGATTGCTAATATAGTTTGATTTTTCATAAGTTAAATAGAAAAATTGCCAAATTTTACCATTTGTAAGCAACCCAAGGTTTACATTTTTTGAATCGCAATAGTCTATGAGCTGATTTTCATTTTCTTTTGTTAAATCTCTATTAAAATTCTTAACTTCAATAAATAATTTGTTAGAGTTACCGTAGTTTAAAACATAATCAACTCTTTTTGGACCAATATTATATTCTGGATTTAAATCACATAAATCATCAATATTCCAACCCAAATATCTTAATATAGGGCGAATAATTGTCTGTTCAGTAGATGCTTCATTTAAAGGAATCTTGCAACAGGTTTGATCGTCAATATTGTTAGATTTTTCAGCGCATGATTGAACGAATTCTATTATATGTTCTATATCCATATAATCACGTATCTTTTTGTTTTTAGTATCATATTGTTTAGTATTAGGCTTAATTAGTTCTGGATTTTTCTCTAAAATAAAATTCATCATTTTAATCCACGTATCTGCAGGCATTTCATAAATAAAATTAGGGAATCTGGTGATCCATCCATCTAAAACAGAATACTCTTTCATTTCCTTTAAGGGAATAGGGACTGGTAATTTAAATTTTTTGTAAATAATCATTTGATATTTTTCTTTTTCAAAATCTCCATATTCATAAGGTGATGATTCTTTAACTGTAAAAAAATGAGAAATATGAGTACAGGGACTAGCATAAATAGCCACAATGTCTCCTTTTTTAGCATATTTATCAATATAAAAATTAATTTCATCTTTTTCATCTATTTTTAAATAGTTTACATTATCTTTTAAAGATAATAGCCATCTTTTCAATTAATCATTCCACCTTAAAATGATTTAAATTAATAAACTTATTTATATATAAGTTTTTTTATTTAATTCTAATAGAAAACAATGAATTATATAAATAAACCACTATAATATGATATAAAATAAGAGTATACCCTCTTTACAAATTAATAGCCTTATGTTTAATTAATATTAATAATTAGATAAAATATGCATGGTGAACATTATGAGGGAAGAAATAACTCATTCAAAGACAATTGTTGAACAAATTCTTAATGAAATGATGTTAAAACTTGAAAATCATGAAGATTTCGACCCGGATACATTAATTGAAATTAAAAAACTCATTAAAGAAGGTAAATTTAATAATATTAACCCTATTTTGGAAGTTTTATCAAGGTGTGAGGAATGAGACTTCTAGAACTTGAAATCAATAACCTTCGGGGAATTCCATATATAAAATTAACACCTAATGGTCAAAACTTCCTTGTTTTTGGATCAAATGGCTCTGGAAAAAGTACTATTGTAGATGCACTCGATTTTTTATTAACTGGCCAAATTTCAAGAATGACTGGTAGAGGTACCAAGGATATAAGACTAAAAGATCACGGTCCTCATATTGATTTCACCCCTGCAGATGTATCTGTTAAGGGATTATTTGAAATAGATGGTCTCTCATATCCAGTGGAAATCAAACGTTCTTTGGATAAGCCTAGAACTATATTCTGTGATCCTGAAGTTATATCTAAGATTAAACCTATTTTAGAGATGGCGGATAGAGGTCAACATGTTTTAACTCGAAGAGAAATTCTTAATTATGTAGCTTCAGATGCTCATGCGCGTTCAGATCAGATTCAAAAGCTTCTTAAGATAAATGAAGTAGAAAAAATAAGGAAATATTTATTGAGGGTTAAAACTCAACTTAAAAATAAATTAGAATCTGCTGAAGGCTCTAAAAAAACTGCTGAAGCAAATATTAATGCTACAATTGGAATTACAAGCTTTAATGAGGAAAAAGTGCTTGAAATGATTAATGAAAATCGTAATATTTTAGGTGGAGAACCTATTTTTGAAATTAATTCATTTCTTTTAAAAAAAGATATTAAAGCAGTTATTAGCTCTTCTTACTCCGTAAATGTGGATATTTTAGAGTCAGATGTTCAAAATATCTGTCAAATACTTTCAAAAGAAAATAAAGGAAATATTTCAAAAACAGATGAGAAATTAAGAAGTCTATTAGCTCAAATTTATGATGATCCCAGGCTTAAAAAAGTAACTGACCTTAAAAGACTAACAGAATTAGGTTTAGTACTAATTGACGAAAAAGGTAATTGTCCATTGTGTGGAACTGATTGGAACCCTGGAGAGTTAAAAGAAAATCTAGAAAATCAGTTAGACAGCTTAAAAGAAGCATCTAAAATACTTGATGAAATTTCACGATTATCATCTTCACTTAATAATGAAATAAGTACATTAATGTCTAATATTAATGAAATTTTGGATTCTTTAGAAACTTTAAAAATAAAGGATAAATATATGATACTTGAATCCTGGATAAAAGATTTAAAAGAACTTTCAATTATTTTGGAGAACGTATTGGAAAATTATCATAATAATCATTTAAGTGAAAATCAGGTCCAGAATTTATTTGCACCTGAAAATATTCGCTCTATTTTTGATGAAATACTTTCAAGTGTTAAATTAAAAGTTCCAGAAGCTACTCCAAAACAAACAGCTTGGGAAATGTTAATTCGACTTGAAGAAAACCTTAAAGTATATGAAGAAGCTCAAATTGAAGTTGAAAAAGCTTATAATTCCTATAAAAAAGCTGAGACTTTGGTTAATTCGTATGTTGAATCAATGGAATCAGTTTTAGGTCAATTATACAATGGAATTAAAGATCGATTTGAAGAACTATATATTGGAATGCATGAAGAAGATGAAAACAATTTTAGAGCTGAAATTATCCCCCAAAGAGCAGGATTAGATTTTAGAGTTGATTTCCATGGTAGGGGTGTTCATCCACCTAATGCACTGCACAGCGAGGGCCATCAGGATACTATGGGAATTTGTCTTTATCTGGCGCTTGCTGAAAGCATAACAGAAGGTCTGATTGACTTAATTATTTTAGATGATGTGATGATGTCAGTGGATAATGGGCATCGAAGAAAAATATGCAAATTATTGGCCAATTCGTTTAAAGGAAGGCAGTTTTTCATTACAACGCATGACAAGACCTGGGCCCGTCAGCTTAGATCAGAAGGTGTTGTAACTAATAAAGGCATGATTGAGCTTTTCAACTGGACATTGGAATCTGGGCCGGCTGTGGGCACTGATTTTGATATTTGGGATAAGATTGAAGATGATTTAATGCGCAATGATGTATCTGCTGCAGCTGCAAAACTAAGGCGCGGGTCTGAGGAGTTTTTCCGGTTGGTCTGTGATTCGCTGCAAGCGCCTGTAAAATTTAAGGAAAGCGGGCAGTATGAACTTGGAGACTTGCTTCCCGCAGCGCTTGGTTCTTATAATAAATTGTTAAAAAAGGCTAAAACAGCTTCAAGGTCATGGGAAAATTTTGATGAGCTTTCAAGGTTAGAAGAGATTGAGAATAACTCTAAAGAAGTTTTTAACCGCAGGAATGGAGAGCAATGGGCTATTAATGCAAATGTGCACTATAATGAATGGGCTGACTTTGATTTGAAGGATTTTGAACCTGTTGTTGAGGCTTTTCAGGATTTATTCCGTGTTTTTCAATGTGAGAACTGTGAAGGGATGATTCATGTTTCTATGCGAGAAAATACTCCTGAAGCTGTTAGGTGTAATTGTGGAAGTTTTAATTGGAATTTGATAAGAAAAAGATGATTAGTTAATTATCAATAAAAAGTTAAATGTAAATAAAAAACATTAACACTTATATATTATGCATCTGAAATTATTTTAAGTAAACAATGTAAATTACAATTTAGATTTTTAAAAAAATGTGAAACAATATGTTTATGCTCATATTATTCATATTTACTTTATGAATATTTCTATTAAAGCTAAACAGGAAATAATATTATTAGAGAAAATAATTCTTAATATAAAAAGATATTATACTTGAAAAAAATGTTTGTTTGCACTAAATAAGGGGATTTAATTAGATTTCACTAATTACATCGATCATTAGGGGGGGATATAAAAATGGAAAATATCAATGATTTATTAGACGAAAACCGGAAAAATTGGTTTAAACTTCTAACAATTGTTGGAAATAATCGTTTAAAAGAAAAAAAAATTATAAATTATCTTAAAAAGGAGGATTGGCAAGTTTACGATGTAGAAGAGAAAATATTTGAATTATCTGATAAAATTCCTCCTGAAAAAATAAAATTAAGAATTGGTTCAGAGATAAAAAGATGGGTAAAAAGTTTGGGTGATAAATCAATTTTCATAAATACATCTATCTTATATTCGGAAGAGCTAGGAAAAGTTGGACCATATGGTCAGTTTAAATACCATATGAGAGGTAATAAAGAGGGAATAATATTCATTCAAGCAAGATTAAGAGGAAATTTAGCCATATACTCCACTCCAGATAGATTAGATTATAATGAAACCGAATTAGAAGAAGTAGTCTATGCTGATTTAGATAAAATAGCAATTCCCGGGGATAATAATGACTCAAATTAAAGATTTAATACAATTTGGTGAGATAAAAGATGTTATAGATATTGATAGCGACATTGATACTTATGATGGTCAAAAAACAATTGTTTCTGATTATATTGTTTCAAAACGTCTAAAAGAGAGTGTCAGAAAAATCATTTCCAATATTTCAAAACCAAAGAGTAAATCTGTACTGGTTATTGGAGGTTATGGTTCCGGTAAGTCTCACCTTTTAGCCTGGATTGTTTCTTTACTTGAAAATGGAGATCTAGCAGAATATATCTCAGATGATGAATTAAAAACAGAATTTAAAGAAGAGTTAAATCGAAAATTTGCTGTAGTACAGTTCGAATTACAACCCAGCTCGGCGTCATTAAGCGAATTCTTTTTTGATAGAGTAGAACAACAACTTGAAGAAAAATATGGGATTAAAATACCCCAATATATTTCTACGGGTCCCGAAGATTTCAAAAAAGATTTAAATGAAATCATCAGTATAATCAAAGAAAAAGATCCGAAAATGGGTTTTGTAGTGATAATTGACGAAATATCTGATTTTTTAAAGCAAAAAACTAAAGAAGAAATCACCAGAGATTTACAATTCTTACGTATTTTAGGACAGGTATCCATAAGCAACGATTTCCGTTTCATTGGTTCCATGCAGGAACA includes:
- a CDS encoding DUF488 domain-containing protein — protein: MIIYTIGFTRKTAEEFFKILEDNKIEQIVDVRLNNTSQLAAFTKKRDLEFFLKKIAGIDYYHFEFLAPTKELRKKVKDWDAYSKEYLELLEKRKVLEKLDKNFFKKRTCFLCSEPSAEDCHRGILADYLKHNWGIKVVHL
- a CDS encoding DUF488 domain-containing protein; translated protein: MIYTIGHSNITQESFIELLKSFEIQLVVDVRSSPYSKFVPHFNRDNIKKTLKENNIDYTFMGNYVGGKPKDEKYYTDGKANYDLIAESNHYKEGIDKIIELNKDKNLVLMCSEEDPKSCHRHNLITQTLIKKGLKVIHIRKKGKIDKDIQITLF
- a CDS encoding ADP-ribosylglycohydrolase family protein, whose protein sequence is MENNSLKDRFRGCLIGLAVGDALGVPIEFMPSGTFEPVTDFRSGGPHGLKAGEWSDDTSLALCLAESLIEKKGFNPSDQLQRYWRWYREGHLSITGRCFDIGNTTRKAIHKFETTGEPYCGSTDERSCGNGSLMRLAPIPMFYHQDPLEAIEKSGESSKTTHGHPKVVDACKYMGGIICGAINGVSKEELLSERYSPVDGYFDENPLDPEVDEVVSGSFKERNPPEIRGRGYVVKSLEAALWAFYKGKDFEDGCLLAVNLGEDADTTGAIYGQIAGAYYGESGIPGKWRDNLAEFGLIDSFVEGLYDVSKNSL
- a CDS encoding type I restriction enzyme HsdR N-terminal domain-containing protein, yielding MKRWLLSLKDNVNYLKIDEKDEINFYIDKYAKKGDIVAIYASPCTHISHFFTVKESSPYEYGDFEKEKYQMIIYKKFKLPVPIPLKEMKEYSVLDGWITRFPNFIYEMPADTWIKMMNFILEKNPELIKPNTKQYDTKNKKIRDYMDIEHIIEFVQSCAEKSNNIDDQTCCKIPLNEASTEQTIIRPILRYLGWNIDDLCDLNPEYNIGPKRVDYVLNYGNSNKLFIEVKNFNRDLTKENENQLIDYCDSKNVNLGLLTNGKIWQFFYLTYEKSNYISNRQKICEIDALKDDKKKIIELFSQLLSKEAIKSGKAFSFAEELSQNK
- a CDS encoding AAA family ATPase, which encodes MRLLELEINNLRGIPYIKLTPNGQNFLVFGSNGSGKSTIVDALDFLLTGQISRMTGRGTKDIRLKDHGPHIDFTPADVSVKGLFEIDGLSYPVEIKRSLDKPRTIFCDPEVISKIKPILEMADRGQHVLTRREILNYVASDAHARSDQIQKLLKINEVEKIRKYLLRVKTQLKNKLESAEGSKKTAEANINATIGITSFNEEKVLEMINENRNILGGEPIFEINSFLLKKDIKAVISSSYSVNVDILESDVQNICQILSKENKGNISKTDEKLRSLLAQIYDDPRLKKVTDLKRLTELGLVLIDEKGNCPLCGTDWNPGELKENLENQLDSLKEASKILDEISRLSSSLNNEISTLMSNINEILDSLETLKIKDKYMILESWIKDLKELSIILENVLENYHNNHLSENQVQNLFAPENIRSIFDEILSSVKLKVPEATPKQTAWEMLIRLEENLKVYEEAQIEVEKAYNSYKKAETLVNSYVESMESVLGQLYNGIKDRFEELYIGMHEEDENNFRAEIIPQRAGLDFRVDFHGRGVHPPNALHSEGHQDTMGICLYLALAESITEGLIDLIILDDVMMSVDNGHRRKICKLLANSFKGRQFFITTHDKTWARQLRSEGVVTNKGMIELFNWTLESGPAVGTDFDIWDKIEDDLMRNDVSAAAAKLRRGSEEFFRLVCDSLQAPVKFKESGQYELGDLLPAALGSYNKLLKKAKTASRSWENFDELSRLEEIENNSKEVFNRRNGEQWAINANVHYNEWADFDLKDFEPVVEAFQDLFRVFQCENCEGMIHVSMRENTPEAVRCNCGSFNWNLIRKR
- the brxF gene encoding BREX-3 system P-loop-containing protein BrxF yields the protein MENINDLLDENRKNWFKLLTIVGNNRLKEKKIINYLKKEDWQVYDVEEKIFELSDKIPPEKIKLRIGSEIKRWVKSLGDKSIFINTSILYSEELGKVGPYGQFKYHMRGNKEGIIFIQARLRGNLAIYSTPDRLDYNETELEEVVYADLDKIAIPGDNNDSN